A portion of the Phycisphaerales bacterium genome contains these proteins:
- a CDS encoding 30S ribosomal protein S1: MVDETLIASLGLEDSEAEAMVREALGEAVASGDMDNLLDNQISDLEPGKIIKGKVIGFAGDDVVVEVGLKSEGLVPREEFDEEPKIGDTVDVLLRSLEGSSGVVEVSKRQADRQIAWNRIVDNTKEDDIVEGKVVKQIKGGLLVDIGVPVFLPASQVDVRRPHDVRDFVGRSVRAMVLKIDTERRNIVISRRRLIEKERDAAKKRLLDTLEEGQIVKGVVKNLADFGAFIDLGGIDGLLHITDMSWSRVNHPSEMLKVDQEVEVKVLSIDMQKEKIALGLKQKDPSPWEAIEAKYPVGSRITGEVVNIMSYGAFVRLEDGIEGLVHISEMSWTRRVNHPSEVVSVGDQVEVVVLDIDKNKQEISLGMKQTEVNPWELVAEKYPPGTIIEGSVRNLANYGAFIEIEPGIDGLLHVSDMSWTKKVTHPNEIVAKGDVVKCVVLDVDQEKQRISLGVKQLTEDPWLNAIPGAYQPGMVVRGTVTKITNFGVFVELEDDLEGLLHISELADHKVEDPQEVVKAGDEVDVKILRVDISDRKIGLSLKRAQWGDAGDGSYSADAGPTRGGMDDHDAMGTNKIEF; the protein is encoded by the coding sequence ATGGTGGACGAAACCCTGATCGCATCGCTTGGCCTGGAAGACAGCGAGGCCGAGGCGATGGTCCGTGAGGCGCTTGGCGAGGCTGTCGCCAGCGGCGACATGGACAACCTGCTGGACAACCAGATCTCCGACCTCGAGCCGGGCAAGATCATCAAGGGCAAGGTCATTGGCTTTGCCGGCGATGACGTCGTGGTGGAAGTCGGGCTCAAGAGCGAGGGCCTCGTGCCCCGCGAAGAGTTCGACGAAGAGCCCAAGATCGGCGACACGGTCGACGTGCTGCTGCGGAGCCTCGAAGGCTCCAGCGGCGTGGTCGAGGTGTCCAAGCGCCAGGCCGATCGCCAGATCGCCTGGAACCGCATCGTCGACAACACCAAGGAAGACGACATCGTCGAGGGCAAGGTGGTCAAGCAGATCAAGGGTGGTCTGCTGGTGGACATCGGCGTGCCGGTGTTCCTGCCGGCCAGCCAGGTCGACGTCCGTCGCCCGCACGACGTGCGAGACTTCGTGGGCCGCTCGGTCCGCGCCATGGTGCTGAAGATCGACACCGAGCGCCGCAACATCGTGATCAGCCGCCGCCGCCTTATCGAGAAGGAGCGCGACGCGGCCAAGAAGCGCCTGCTGGACACCCTGGAAGAGGGCCAGATCGTCAAGGGCGTGGTCAAGAACCTGGCCGATTTCGGCGCGTTCATCGACCTTGGCGGCATCGACGGCCTGCTGCACATCACCGACATGAGCTGGAGCCGGGTGAACCACCCCAGCGAGATGCTCAAGGTCGACCAGGAGGTCGAGGTCAAGGTCCTCTCCATCGACATGCAGAAGGAGAAGATCGCCCTGGGCCTCAAGCAGAAGGACCCCAGCCCGTGGGAGGCCATCGAGGCCAAGTACCCCGTGGGAAGCCGCATCACCGGTGAAGTGGTCAACATCATGTCCTACGGCGCCTTCGTGCGTCTGGAGGACGGCATCGAGGGCCTGGTGCACATCTCCGAGATGAGCTGGACCCGCCGCGTCAACCACCCCAGCGAGGTGGTCAGCGTGGGCGACCAGGTCGAGGTCGTCGTCCTGGACATCGACAAGAACAAGCAGGAAATCAGCCTCGGCATGAAGCAGACCGAGGTGAACCCCTGGGAGCTGGTAGCCGAGAAGTATCCTCCCGGCACCATCATCGAGGGCTCGGTGCGGAACCTGGCCAACTACGGCGCGTTCATCGAGATCGAGCCGGGCATCGACGGCCTGCTGCACGTCAGCGACATGAGCTGGACCAAGAAGGTCACCCACCCCAACGAGATCGTCGCCAAGGGCGATGTCGTCAAGTGCGTGGTGCTCGACGTCGACCAGGAAAAGCAGCGCATCAGCCTGGGCGTCAAGCAGCTCACCGAAGATCCGTGGCTCAACGCCATTCCCGGCGCCTACCAGCCCGGCATGGTCGTGCGTGGCACGGTCACCAAGATCACCAACTTCGGCGTGTTCGTCGAACTCGAGGATGATCTGGAAGGCCTGCTGCACATCTCCGAGCTGGCCGACCACAAGGTCGAAGACCCGCAAGAGGTCGTCAAGGCCGGCGACGAGGTGGACGTCAAGATCCTCCGCGTGGACATCAGCGATCGCAAGATCGGCCTGAGCCTGAAGCGCGCCCAGTGGGGCGACGCGGGCGATGGCTCCTACTCGGCCGATGCGGGCCCCACCCGCGGCGGCATGGACGACCACGACGCCATGGGCACCAACAAGATCGAGTTCTGA
- a CDS encoding methylmalonyl-CoA mutase family protein — MTTANTNITGSGLDASGKPAGVDPAAVTISGIVLDESYGPDNLTTSLKNFDRDIAEAGQYPYTRGLYPQGYRSRLWTMRQFAGFGSADDTNKRFKYLLNAGKTTKTKANTGLSTAFDLPTLMGRDSDDALSVGEVGKCGVAIDTIEDMHRLYADIPIDQVTVSQTINGPAAVIWAMYLAMAKQRGFDIADLGGTLQNDILKEFHAQNEFIYPPEPSVKLVVDTIEFQAQHMPKWNSVSISGYHIREAGSTGPQELAFTLRDGMEYVEACLLRGLDIDKFGPRLSFFFNSHNEFFEEVCKLRAARRIWARMMRERYGAQSERSWFMKTHVQTAGCSLTEQQPLNNIVRVAYQAMAGVLGGCQSLHTDSMDETLGLPTEQAVTVALRTQQILAHETGVTRTVDPLGGSYFVEALTDEVEAEALNYIGEIDEMGGGIWKGQDGGKPTGGYGGVVEGIHQGYFRRKIAEASYRFSEECEAHDRIIVGVNEYKDDQEGRPIDILQIGPEVEEAQLDRLGAFKKNRNADETKKALDAIRTACQKGENVMPHLIEGALANATLGEMVQAMADIYGRYAGGPEW, encoded by the coding sequence ATGACCACCGCCAACACGAACATCACGGGCTCTGGCCTCGACGCGAGCGGCAAGCCCGCGGGCGTCGACCCGGCCGCCGTCACCATCTCGGGCATCGTGCTCGACGAGTCGTACGGGCCCGATAACCTGACGACCTCGCTCAAGAACTTCGACCGCGACATCGCCGAGGCGGGTCAGTACCCGTACACGCGGGGGCTGTATCCGCAGGGCTACCGCAGCCGGCTGTGGACGATGCGGCAGTTCGCGGGCTTCGGGAGTGCCGACGACACCAACAAGCGCTTCAAGTACTTGCTCAACGCGGGCAAGACGACCAAGACCAAGGCCAACACCGGGCTCTCCACCGCCTTTGATCTGCCCACGCTCATGGGCCGCGACAGCGACGATGCGCTGAGCGTGGGCGAGGTGGGCAAGTGCGGCGTGGCGATCGACACCATCGAGGACATGCACCGGCTGTACGCCGACATCCCGATCGATCAGGTCACGGTGAGCCAGACCATCAACGGGCCGGCGGCGGTGATCTGGGCGATGTACCTGGCGATGGCCAAGCAGCGCGGCTTCGACATCGCCGACCTGGGTGGCACGCTCCAGAACGACATCCTCAAAGAGTTCCATGCCCAGAACGAGTTCATCTATCCGCCCGAGCCCAGCGTCAAGCTGGTCGTCGATACCATCGAGTTCCAGGCCCAGCACATGCCCAAGTGGAACTCGGTGAGCATCAGCGGCTACCACATCCGCGAGGCGGGGAGCACGGGGCCGCAGGAGCTTGCCTTCACGCTGCGAGACGGCATGGAGTACGTCGAGGCGTGCCTGCTGCGCGGGCTGGACATTGACAAGTTCGGGCCACGCCTCAGCTTCTTCTTCAACAGCCACAACGAGTTCTTCGAGGAAGTCTGCAAGCTCCGCGCGGCACGCCGCATCTGGGCCCGCATGATGCGCGAGCGATACGGCGCGCAGAGCGAGCGAAGCTGGTTCATGAAGACGCACGTGCAGACGGCCGGGTGTTCGCTCACCGAGCAGCAGCCGCTGAACAACATCGTGCGCGTGGCCTATCAGGCGATGGCCGGCGTCCTGGGCGGCTGCCAGAGCCTGCACACCGACAGCATGGACGAGACGCTGGGCCTGCCCACCGAGCAGGCCGTGACCGTCGCGCTCCGCACGCAGCAGATCCTGGCCCACGAGACCGGCGTGACGCGCACGGTTGATCCGCTTGGCGGCAGCTACTTCGTCGAGGCGCTCACGGATGAAGTCGAGGCCGAGGCGCTCAACTACATCGGCGAGATCGACGAGATGGGCGGCGGCATCTGGAAGGGCCAGGATGGTGGCAAGCCCACCGGCGGCTACGGGGGCGTGGTGGAGGGCATCCACCAGGGCTACTTCCGCCGCAAGATCGCCGAGGCGAGTTACCGCTTCAGCGAGGAGTGCGAGGCGCACGACCGCATCATCGTGGGCGTGAACGAATACAAGGACGACCAGGAAGGCCGGCCGATCGACATCCTCCAGATCGGGCCTGAGGTCGAAGAGGCCCAGCTCGACCGCCTGGGCGCCTTCAAGAAGAACCGCAACGCCGACGAGACGAAGAAGGCCCTCGACGCCATCCGCACCGCCTGCCAGAAGGGCGAGAACGTGATGCCCCACCTGATCGAGGGCGCGCTGGCGAACGCGACGCTGGGCGAGATGGTGCAGGCGATGGCGGATATTTATGGGCGGTATGCGGGGGGGCCGGAGTGGTAG
- the truD gene encoding tRNA pseudouridine(13) synthase TruD: MPPGSTAGSPPKTLYRSEGVPGIGGVLKQREDDFLVDELPLYPPSGEGEHLMLFVEKKGLSTSYLIGMLARHFGVREGDIGYAGLKDKTAITRQHVTVHVPGKRIEDFPDLRDDRVRILWAEMHDRKMRRGHLAGNGFSIRVRGVHPQSVLHAHKTLGILERKGLANSVGEQRFGQWNTNHRIGRALVLGEAQEACDLLLGPTPDGRTDESREAYAAGDHAEALNKLPHSAQGERRVLNALVQGKSAKAAIERLGRNETGFMVSALQSAIFNDVLRERMRLDMLDTLVEGDVAVVHGAGRTTFVVSAEEAKSSELAERLARLEVSPTGPLWGPSMRTASGEPGRMETEALERFGLTPEDLARFARRHRGSMEGDRRPLRVPLMYPQVEGGADAHGTYVRCGFELPKGSFATEAMAEVMKPDQLPNA; this comes from the coding sequence ATGCCTCCCGGCTCGACGGCGGGCTCACCGCCCAAGACGCTGTACCGCAGCGAGGGCGTACCGGGCATCGGCGGCGTGCTCAAGCAGCGTGAGGACGACTTCCTGGTCGATGAACTGCCGCTGTATCCGCCCTCGGGCGAGGGCGAGCACCTCATGCTTTTCGTCGAAAAGAAGGGGCTGTCGACGTCGTACCTGATCGGCATGCTCGCGCGGCACTTTGGTGTGCGCGAAGGCGACATTGGCTACGCGGGACTGAAAGACAAGACGGCCATCACCCGACAGCACGTCACGGTGCACGTGCCGGGCAAGCGGATTGAAGACTTCCCCGACCTGCGGGACGATCGCGTGCGCATCCTGTGGGCCGAGATGCACGATCGCAAGATGCGGCGCGGGCACCTGGCGGGCAACGGGTTCTCGATCCGTGTGCGCGGCGTCCACCCCCAGAGCGTGTTGCATGCCCACAAGACGCTGGGCATCCTCGAACGCAAGGGGCTGGCCAACTCGGTGGGCGAGCAACGGTTTGGTCAGTGGAACACCAATCACCGCATCGGCCGGGCGCTGGTGCTGGGCGAGGCGCAAGAGGCGTGCGACCTGCTGCTGGGCCCGACGCCCGACGGCCGTACCGATGAGTCTCGCGAGGCATACGCGGCCGGTGACCACGCCGAGGCACTGAACAAGCTGCCGCACAGCGCCCAGGGCGAGCGGCGCGTGCTGAACGCGCTGGTGCAGGGCAAGTCTGCCAAGGCGGCCATCGAGCGGCTGGGGCGCAATGAGACGGGCTTCATGGTGAGCGCCCTGCAGAGCGCGATCTTCAACGACGTGCTCCGCGAGCGCATGCGGCTGGACATGCTTGATACCCTGGTCGAGGGCGACGTCGCGGTCGTGCATGGAGCCGGGCGAACGACCTTCGTGGTCAGCGCGGAAGAAGCGAAGAGCAGCGAACTGGCCGAACGTCTGGCAAGGCTGGAGGTCAGCCCGACCGGCCCGCTGTGGGGTCCTTCGATGCGGACGGCTTCGGGAGAGCCCGGCCGAATGGAGACCGAGGCGCTCGAGCGGTTTGGCCTGACCCCCGAGGATCTGGCAAGGTTCGCCAGGCGTCATCGTGGATCGATGGAGGGCGATCGTCGGCCGCTGCGGGTGCCGCTGATGTATCCGCAGGTCGAAGGCGGGGCCGACGCGCACGGGACGTACGTGCGTTGCGGGTTTGAGCTTCCCAAGGGGAGCTTCGCCACCGAGGCGATGGCCGAGGTGATGAAGCCGGATCAGTTGCCGAACGCATGA
- a CDS encoding Glu/Leu/Phe/Val dehydrogenase — MTTIATQTQGSAGAPALDDENRNPVFDELGFPKDPNNLYTQTVGSMLHAADMLDLQHRVKIILAQPKNEIMVHFPVRLDDGHHHLFKGYRVQHNNALGPFKGGLRFHPDVHLDDVKALALLMTMKCSLARLPLGGGKGGVKVDPRKLSPDEMERVTRRFTSAIMNDIGPDYDIPAPDVGTNAQHMAWIADTYQMSNSKSAYDGMRVVTGKPVEVGGSVGREKATGQGVADVMAEILPQIKIPIEGLRFSILGFGNVGSWAARILQDMGATLIAVMDHSGALRCDTGIDAHALSEYSYEHYGIAGFEKSKAATESGKDGKGADAISKEDFYSTPVDAFIPAALEQMIGPQEAEMLQCRVVAEGANAPCTPAADRVLQRRGIEVLPAILCNAGGVTVSYFEWVQNKACQIWDVETVDRELNKVMCMSARRTLLARQRYECDMRTAAYLAALDHIGRVYKTRGIFP, encoded by the coding sequence ATGACAACGATCGCGACGCAGACCCAAGGCTCCGCGGGGGCCCCCGCCCTCGACGACGAGAATCGCAACCCGGTGTTCGACGAGCTTGGGTTTCCCAAGGATCCGAACAATCTGTACACCCAGACCGTCGGCAGCATGCTCCATGCCGCCGACATGCTGGATCTGCAGCACCGCGTCAAGATCATCCTGGCCCAGCCCAAGAACGAGATCATGGTGCACTTCCCCGTCCGCCTGGACGACGGGCACCACCACCTGTTCAAGGGCTACCGCGTCCAGCACAACAACGCCCTGGGCCCGTTCAAGGGCGGCCTGCGATTCCACCCCGACGTCCACCTCGATGACGTGAAGGCGCTGGCGTTGCTCATGACCATGAAGTGCTCGCTCGCACGCCTGCCTCTGGGCGGCGGCAAGGGTGGCGTCAAGGTCGACCCCCGCAAGCTCAGCCCCGACGAGATGGAGCGCGTGACCCGCCGCTTCACAAGCGCCATCATGAACGACATCGGGCCCGACTACGACATCCCCGCCCCCGACGTGGGCACCAACGCCCAGCACATGGCCTGGATCGCCGACACGTACCAGATGTCCAACAGCAAGAGCGCCTACGACGGCATGCGCGTCGTCACCGGCAAGCCCGTCGAGGTCGGCGGCTCGGTCGGTCGTGAGAAGGCCACCGGGCAGGGCGTCGCCGACGTTATGGCCGAGATCCTCCCGCAGATCAAGATCCCCATCGAAGGCCTGCGCTTCAGCATCCTGGGCTTCGGCAACGTGGGTTCGTGGGCCGCCCGCATCCTCCAGGACATGGGCGCCACCCTCATCGCCGTCATGGACCACTCGGGCGCCCTCCGATGCGACACCGGCATCGATGCCCACGCCCTGAGCGAGTACAGCTACGAGCACTACGGCATCGCCGGCTTCGAGAAGTCCAAGGCCGCCACCGAAAGCGGCAAGGACGGCAAGGGCGCCGACGCCATCTCGAAGGAAGACTTCTACAGCACCCCCGTCGACGCCTTCATCCCCGCCGCCCTCGAGCAGATGATCGGCCCGCAGGAGGCCGAGATGCTCCAGTGCCGCGTGGTGGCCGAGGGCGCCAACGCCCCGTGTACCCCCGCCGCCGACCGCGTGCTGCAGCGCCGCGGCATCGAGGTGCTCCCCGCCATCCTGTGCAACGCCGGCGGCGTGACCGTGTCCTACTTCGAGTGGGTCCAGAACAAGGCCTGCCAGATCTGGGACGTTGAGACGGTCGACCGCGAGCTCAACAAGGTCATGTGCATGTCCGCCCGCCGCACCCTGCTGGCCCGCCAGCGCTACGAGTGCGACATGCGTACCGCCGCCTACCTGGCCGCGCTCGATCACATCGGCCGCGTCTACAAGACCCGCGGCATCTTCCCGTAA
- a CDS encoding HAD-IA family hydrolase, with product MSIQRPEDVRVVCLDWGGVLLRICGGWEEACTAAGLPLPEAPVSDDIRAQRRKLAEAYQLGQLPCEQYFPAVAELSPGYSARDIERLHDAWLLHEYEGARRLAEELAGHERLQSALLSNTNARHWTRREEFTAAALLEHQLASHLHRTAKPDVGFYQALERSAGASGSQIVFFDDLDGNVAAARAMGWQAVRIDPTGDTVSQVRAALQGVL from the coding sequence ATGAGCATCCAGCGGCCCGAGGACGTCCGCGTGGTGTGCCTGGACTGGGGCGGTGTGCTGCTGCGTATCTGTGGCGGCTGGGAAGAGGCATGTACCGCCGCGGGATTGCCGTTGCCAGAAGCACCGGTGAGCGACGACATACGCGCCCAGAGACGGAAGCTGGCCGAGGCGTATCAACTCGGGCAGTTACCTTGCGAGCAGTACTTTCCGGCCGTGGCCGAGCTCTCGCCGGGGTACTCGGCACGCGACATCGAGCGGTTGCACGACGCGTGGCTGCTGCACGAGTACGAGGGAGCCAGGCGGTTGGCCGAGGAATTGGCGGGCCATGAGAGGTTGCAGAGTGCGCTCTTGAGCAACACGAACGCCCGGCACTGGACGCGCCGCGAAGAGTTCACCGCCGCGGCCCTACTCGAGCACCAACTCGCCAGCCACCTGCATCGTACCGCTAAGCCCGACGTGGGGTTCTATCAGGCTTTGGAGAGGTCGGCCGGGGCGTCGGGATCGCAGATCGTGTTCTTCGATGATCTCGACGGGAACGTCGCGGCGGCGCGGGCGATGGGTTGGCAGGCGGTGCGGATCGATCCGACGGGTGACACGGTGTCGCAGGTGCGGGCGGCGCTACAGGGCGTGCTCTAG
- a CDS encoding GC-type dockerin domain-anchored protein, which produces MRLPALAGLCLLPASLFAQDYHWVNYESEAALEATGFASSAVRMPDSLRIAADDFRVIEDTTITQIVFYSVWIDPPVILGADWYIYWYLDPIHAPGALIAGASDVAVEVVDSGLRNPTFGTIYRNTITVDVELIPGRYFLGFRTYCAPGSGKPVNAPLHPEWTNGDATAHWNFSALETGEVIEAWQPMTDFHPTPKEWAFEIHGTTGPACKVDLDGDGSLTVFDFLAFQNLFDAGDPAADFDLDGSLTVFDFLAFQNLFDVGCE; this is translated from the coding sequence ATGCGACTGCCCGCCCTTGCCGGTCTCTGCCTCCTGCCCGCGTCGCTCTTCGCCCAGGACTACCACTGGGTGAACTACGAGAGCGAGGCCGCGCTCGAAGCGACCGGCTTCGCGTCCAGTGCCGTCCGCATGCCCGACTCGCTGCGCATCGCGGCGGACGACTTTCGCGTCATCGAGGACACCACGATCACCCAGATCGTCTTCTACTCGGTGTGGATCGATCCGCCGGTAATCCTCGGGGCCGACTGGTACATCTACTGGTACCTCGATCCGATCCACGCGCCCGGGGCCCTCATCGCGGGCGCATCGGACGTCGCCGTGGAGGTGGTCGATAGCGGGCTGCGGAACCCGACGTTCGGCACGATCTATCGAAACACGATCACCGTCGACGTCGAACTCATTCCTGGGCGATACTTCCTGGGCTTCCGCACCTACTGTGCGCCCGGCAGCGGCAAGCCCGTGAACGCTCCCCTGCACCCCGAGTGGACCAACGGCGACGCGACGGCCCACTGGAACTTCTCGGCGCTCGAAACCGGCGAGGTGATCGAAGCCTGGCAACCCATGACCGACTTCCACCCCACGCCCAAGGAATGGGCCTTCGAGATCCACGGCACGACCGGGCCGGCGTGCAAGGTCGATCTCGATGGCGATGGTTCGCTCACCGTGTTCGATTTCCTGGCGTTCCAGAACCTGTTCGACGCCGGAGACCCCGCGGCCGACTTCGACCTCGATGGCTCCCTCACGGTATTCGACTTCCTGGCGTTCCAGAACCTGTTTGATGTCGGCTGCGAGTAG
- a CDS encoding MarR family winged helix-turn-helix transcriptional regulator has translation MLPTPPQNDRELAETFTGCLASAIRQADRLVAAVFDERLREVGLRGTQMSLLGMIAKLGRPSQSELAEATHTDATTLSRNLDRLVERGLAERVECERDKRVRRYSLTVEGRALLLEALPHWHAAQREVSERLGADVCEVLRQLSVSLSKD, from the coding sequence ATGCTTCCCACACCGCCCCAGAACGATCGAGAACTGGCCGAGACCTTCACGGGGTGCCTGGCCTCGGCGATCCGCCAGGCCGATCGACTGGTTGCGGCGGTGTTCGACGAGCGGCTGCGCGAGGTCGGGCTCCGCGGCACGCAGATGTCGTTATTGGGCATGATCGCCAAGCTGGGCCGGCCGAGCCAGAGCGAACTGGCTGAGGCGACGCACACCGACGCCACGACGCTCAGCCGAAACCTCGATCGCCTGGTCGAGCGCGGGCTGGCCGAGCGCGTGGAATGCGAACGAGACAAGCGGGTGCGGCGATACTCGCTGACCGTTGAAGGCAGGGCCCTGCTGCTCGAGGCCCTGCCGCACTGGCACGCGGCCCAGCGGGAAGTCTCAGAGCGGTTGGGCGCCGACGTGTGCGAGGTGCTGCGTCAGCTCTCGGTATCGCTGTCGAAGGACTAA
- a CDS encoding GC-type dockerin domain-anchored protein gives MTLMLSGAAFGQDWIETQRLTADEPAMEDVFGSAIDFDGESIIVGVPNLDSDLENEGGAYVFVRDGEGWRRQAVLRSASPEIDGIFGSSVAIQGDLAVVGSILGDGIEVDSGTATVFRRSGDEWIAITTLSASDGETGAQFGHSATIDHGTIAIGAVTDSDTGSVYVFEPDAGAWVESAKLQPISFPMTGSFGSSVAVSGEVLAVGATRSGTDDDRPGAVYVYERSDGNWIETVRLVGTGLQSGARFGWDVDIDADRIIAGGISAGRQQGKAFIFLNDGEMWQEETELIAPNTEGSTFGTVSIDGGIAVVGAQNFDLGARATGRAFIYQLRNGSWVLSDLINSSNPTEFALFGNSVAVDGQTIVAAAALESDDAFRAGAAYVFEPNPCLPDIDGDGSLTIFDFLAFQTAFDAGDPVADFDRDGDFTIFDFLAFQTAFDAGCP, from the coding sequence ATGACGCTGATGCTGAGCGGAGCGGCGTTCGGGCAGGATTGGATCGAAACCCAACGGCTCACGGCTGACGAACCGGCGATGGAGGACGTATTTGGTAGTGCCATCGACTTTGATGGGGAGTCGATCATCGTTGGCGTTCCGAATCTTGACAGCGACCTGGAGAACGAAGGCGGCGCATACGTGTTCGTTCGTGATGGCGAAGGCTGGCGCCGGCAGGCGGTGCTTCGATCGGCCTCGCCCGAGATTGACGGCATATTCGGATCGTCCGTCGCCATTCAGGGTGATCTCGCCGTCGTTGGCTCCATCTTGGGTGATGGCATCGAGGTGGATAGCGGTACAGCTACAGTGTTTCGTCGATCTGGGGATGAGTGGATTGCGATCACGACGCTGTCAGCCAGCGACGGCGAAACTGGCGCACAGTTCGGGCACAGTGCCACCATTGACCATGGCACGATTGCCATTGGAGCCGTGACCGACAGCGATACCGGGTCCGTCTATGTCTTCGAGCCAGACGCAGGCGCGTGGGTCGAATCGGCAAAGCTCCAACCGATATCGTTTCCGATGACCGGGTCCTTCGGCTCTTCGGTCGCGGTCAGTGGTGAAGTCTTGGCGGTCGGTGCCACTCGGAGCGGTACTGACGACGATCGCCCCGGCGCGGTGTACGTCTACGAACGAAGCGATGGGAACTGGATCGAGACCGTCCGGCTCGTCGGCACTGGCTTGCAAAGCGGGGCCCGCTTCGGCTGGGACGTCGACATCGACGCGGATCGAATCATCGCAGGCGGCATCTCTGCCGGACGTCAGCAGGGGAAAGCATTCATCTTCCTCAATGATGGTGAGATGTGGCAAGAGGAAACCGAGCTTATCGCGCCAAATACCGAGGGCAGCACCTTCGGCACCGTCTCAATCGACGGAGGCATCGCCGTCGTTGGCGCCCAGAATTTCGACTTGGGCGCTCGAGCAACAGGCCGCGCGTTCATCTACCAGCTCCGAAATGGTTCCTGGGTATTGAGCGACCTGATCAACTCGAGCAATCCCACAGAGTTCGCGTTGTTCGGAAACTCGGTGGCGGTTGATGGCCAGACGATCGTTGCGGCAGCCGCGCTCGAGAGCGACGACGCGTTCCGCGCCGGCGCCGCCTACGTCTTCGAACCCAACCCCTGCCTACCCGACATCGATGGCGACGGCAGCCTCACCATCTTCGACTTCCTCGCCTTCCAGACCGCATTCGACGCTGGCGACCCCGTCGCCGACTTCGACCGCGATGGCGATTTCACGATCTTCGATTTCCTGGCATTCCAGACGGCTTTCGATGCCGGCTGCCCGTAA